One window from the genome of Pyrus communis chromosome 16, drPyrComm1.1, whole genome shotgun sequence encodes:
- the LOC137719563 gene encoding uncharacterized protein, with the protein MGNCVFKGFEEAEEMVKVVTSSGGIMELFAPITANSITNEFPGHAIFRSPDLFAQPLLHNEELHPREPYYLLPLNPYKTPKNHDINANPNGAVCTPYRMTCDSQGKRAADPEVFPRYNSSGVWKVKLVISPEQLSEILSQEARTEALIESVRTVAKCGTGGNSSVASSDQWSVSSSWKELSS; encoded by the coding sequence ATGGGAAATTGTGTGTTTAAAGGGTTTGAAGAGGCAGAAGAGATGGTGAAAGTGGTGACATCCAGTGGGGGAATCATGGAGCTCTTTGCTCCCATCACAGCTAACTCCATAACCAATGAGTTCCCAGGCCATGCCATCTTCCGCAGCCCTGACCTCTTCGCCCAACCTCTTCTCCACAACGAAGAGCTTCATCCCAGAGAGCCTTACTATCTCCTACCTCTCAACCCCTACAAAACCCCAAAGAATCATGATATTAATGCAAACCCTAACGGCGCCGTTTGTACACCGTATCGCATGACGTGTGACAGCCAAGGCAAGAGAGCGGCAGACCCTGAAGTTTTTCCGAGGTACAATAGTAGTGGGGTTTGGAAGGTGAAGCTGGTGATAAGTCCAGAGCAGCTTTCTGAGATTTTGTCGCAGGAGGCTCGCACTGAGGCTTTGATTGAAAGCGTGAGGACGGTGGCCAAGTGCGGCACCGGAGGGAACTCGTCGGTGGCAAGTTCCGATCAGTGGAGTGTGTCTAGTAGTTGGAAGGAGTTGTCATCGTGA